One stretch of Plasmodium vivax chromosome 8, whole genome shotgun sequence DNA includes these proteins:
- a CDS encoding 26S proteasome regulatory subunit p27, putative (encoded by transcript PVX_095340A), with protein sequence MPPFVGWPIGERVVPAVSPQRCRHAELRLHRAATTPRYRVTALPLYRSTATLRKMNLDEFNELVEQRNRIEREIQENVNFLEAPENKGVGLHGKLVDEEGFPRNDIDIYSIRVARNKVICLKNDYLNVSKRIEEYLHKVHTSHPVIRVQRSKAKKEEGDDPNESPPESCTQDYDESAPGYELLIEEAKRSTFAMIDELVENSPSHKAGLRINDYIIQFGDVQKKKKKNEENEKEDADIFNRIAAYMRNNPTRIKVKILREGKIFFYFVFPNRTPNGLYIGCHLTPISVGGGSV encoded by the coding sequence ATGCCTCCGTTTGTTGGCTGGCCGATTGGTGAACGCGTTGTCCCTGCAGTGTCACCACAGCGTTGCCGCCACGCCGAATTGAGGCTACACCGCGCCGCCACCACACCGCGCTACCGCGTTACTGCGCTACCGCTATACCGCTCCACCGCCACTCTCCGCAAAATGAACCTGGACGAGTTCAACGAGCTGGTGGAGCAGAGGAACCGAATCGAGCGGGAAATCCAGGAGAACGTGAACTTCCTGGAGGCCCCAGAAAACAAAGGCGTGGGCTTGCACGGCAAGCTGGTAGATGAAGAAGGATTCCCCAGAAACGACATTGACATATATAGCATCCGAGTGGCCAGGAACAAAGTCATCTGCTTAAAAAACGATTACCTAAATGTGAGCAAAAGAATAGAGGAGTACCTCCACAAGGTTCACACGTCCCACCCTGTCATACGAGTACAGAGGAGTAAggcgaagaaggaagaaggagatgACCCAAATGAATCTCCCCCAGAGAGTTGCACACAAGATTATGATGAGTCAGCACCTGGTTATGAACTCCTAAtagaagaagcgaaaagaaGTACCTTTGCGATGATCGATGAGCTGGTGGAGAATTCCCCTTCACATAAGGCAGGGCTACGCattaatgattatataattcaatttggggatgtacaaaaaaaaaaaaaaaaaaatgaagaaaatgaaaaggaagatgCAGACATTTTCAACAGAATTGCAGCTTACATGCGTAACAATCCCACCAGAATTAAAGTCAAAATTTTGAGAGAGgggaagatttttttttactttgtttttccaaataGGACTCCCAATGGGTTATACATTGGATGTCACCTGACGCCGATCAGCGTGGGTGGGGGTAGTGTGTAG